In the Chitinophagales bacterium genome, one interval contains:
- a CDS encoding DUF4907 domain-containing protein, with amino-acid sequence MKYHFHLVLPLNDLRRKSLHLLQFTLLAICLQLMLSCKPPANSNTVQQNNIAREDTPVKDANTGSETTTALSHTLPAGFSYQVIPSESNTYGYDIYKDGKLIIHQASVPALPGNKGFKTQALAAAVAEAVIEKINKGEMPPTITTEELEKMGVKTE; translated from the coding sequence ATGAAATATCATTTCCACCTTGTGCTGCCTCTTAATGATCTAAGAAGAAAATCTCTTCATCTGCTGCAGTTCACTCTTCTTGCGATCTGCCTGCAGTTGATGCTTTCATGTAAACCGCCCGCCAATAGCAATACGGTGCAGCAAAACAATATTGCCAGGGAAGATACGCCCGTAAAAGATGCAAATACCGGAAGCGAAACCACAACAGCATTGTCACATACGCTGCCGGCCGGATTCAGCTACCAGGTTATTCCTTCTGAAAGCAATACTTACGGCTATGATATTTATAAAGATGGTAAACTGATAATACATCAGGCATCTGTTCCGGCATTGCCGGGCAACAAAGGATTCAAGACACAGGCCCTGGCGGCAGCGGTGGCAGAAGCAGTGATTGAGAAAATCAATAAGGGTGAAATGCCGCCAACCATCACTACGGAAGAACTGGAAAAGATGGGAGTAAAAACAGAATAA
- a CDS encoding aminotransferase class I/II-fold pyridoxal phosphate-dependent enzyme, giving the protein MSQVASARKLIVSEMAETLIGSEIIKLAAEVNEKIKKGEKIFNFTIGDFDPKVFPIPVALENEIIRSYQDKQTNYPPANGIAELRKEVSLFLADGGMHYSPEEILITSGGRPAIYTAYITLLQPGDGVIFPVPSWNNNHYCHLSGARPIMIDARPENNFMPTAADIKPHIKDASMIALCSPQNPTGTALTKSALEEICDLVLEENERRGGGRKPLYILYDQMYWMLTFGNTVHYNPVALRPALRDYTIFMDGLSKAFAATGLRVGWAFGPADLIDKMKSIASHIGAWAPKPEQVATARFLEMRDDIQTYMSHFKSQIDLRLRGIYNGLMSLKQEGHNVDAIAPQAALYLTVQFNLKGKRTANGTILHNTEDITAYLLNTCGIALVPFYAFGTSHDSTWYRLSVGTCKANEIEESIAKLRAGLQQLS; this is encoded by the coding sequence ATGAGCCAGGTAGCTTCCGCAAGAAAACTTATCGTATCTGAAATGGCTGAAACCCTCATCGGCAGTGAGATCATCAAGCTGGCCGCTGAAGTGAATGAGAAGATAAAGAAGGGTGAGAAAATATTCAATTTTACTATTGGCGATTTCGACCCTAAAGTATTTCCCATCCCTGTTGCCCTGGAAAATGAAATTATCCGCTCATATCAGGATAAACAGACCAATTATCCGCCAGCGAATGGCATTGCAGAACTGAGAAAAGAAGTGAGCCTTTTTCTTGCCGATGGCGGCATGCATTATTCTCCGGAAGAAATACTGATAACAAGCGGTGGACGGCCTGCAATCTATACTGCTTATATCACCTTACTTCAGCCGGGCGACGGTGTGATATTCCCGGTACCTTCCTGGAATAATAACCACTACTGCCACCTTTCCGGTGCGAGGCCTATTATGATAGATGCAAGACCGGAAAATAATTTCATGCCCACAGCAGCCGACATCAAACCACATATTAAAGATGCATCGATGATTGCCTTGTGTTCGCCGCAAAATCCTACCGGCACTGCTCTTACAAAATCAGCGCTGGAAGAAATTTGTGACCTCGTGCTGGAAGAAAATGAACGGCGCGGTGGCGGCCGCAAGCCGTTGTATATCCTGTATGATCAGATGTACTGGATGCTCACATTCGGAAATACGGTTCATTATAATCCCGTGGCACTGCGGCCGGCATTGCGTGATTATACCATTTTCATGGACGGCCTGTCAAAAGCCTTCGCGGCCACCGGATTGCGCGTCGGCTGGGCATTTGGACCTGCTGATCTTATTGATAAAATGAAATCAATTGCATCACATATCGGTGCATGGGCTCCGAAACCGGAGCAGGTGGCGACGGCCCGTTTCCTGGAGATGCGTGATGATATTCAAACTTATATGTCACATTTCAAATCGCAGATTGATCTGCGGCTGAGGGGTATTTACAATGGACTGATGTCGCTTAAGCAAGAAGGCCATAATGTAGATGCCATCGCTCCGCAGGCAGCGCTGTATCTCACTGTACAGTTTAACCTGAAGGGCAAACGTACCGCAAACGGCACCATCCTGCATAATACCGAAGATATCACGGCCTATCTCCTGAATACGTGTGGCATAGCACTCGTGCCATTTTATGCATTCGGTACTTCTCATGATTCAACGTGGTATCGCCTTTCCGTGGGTACCTGTAAAGCAAATGAGATCGAAGAATCTATTGCCAAACTCAGAGCCGGATTACAGCAACTGTCATGA
- a CDS encoding HYR domain-containing protein, with protein MKTPLPALLLLAGIACYCPSVNAQSAWSSAAPLGHGATPRYNACAMSIGSKGYIGTGFYNSNFYSDFFEFDGANNIWSQKAFFTGGNRSGATAFSIGLKGYIGLGYDGLNYKDDFWEYDQAGETWTQKATFPGTARSGAVGFAIGTKGYAGTGYTGTVRKNDFWEYEPATNTWTQKANFGGVGRSAAAGFAIGTKGYLGTGYDGTNRKTDFWEFDQASNTWTQKAAFAGSARSNSVSFAIGTKGYIGTGLDGTYKNDFWEYNPSTNTWTSKATFGGAGRYNAAGFSIGTKGYIGTGFDGITARYDFWEYDQTTNTWLQKSAFGGFARTGAVSFTLNNKGYVGTGYDGNNYTNDFWLFDPSNNQWTQKASCPGSGRTGAIGFAINSKGYMGTGYNGTYLNDFWEYDPVANSWTPKANFGGAGRAEAAGMVINAKGYIGTGTSGNSKSDMWEFDPVANTWMQKNDFPGGNRQEACAFSVNSKGYLATGVDNSESFYDDLWEFDPAANTWLQIADFPAGTRKGAAAITFNNKGYVCAGIDQQGLNQRDFWEFNPATGGWTRKADFMGTARNSSIMFTTESTIWSGFGDDGSIYKNDLWKFNPANSITLPGPGFCAGSSFIITFTDANYAFAGNVYTAQLSNESGSFSVPATIGTLASTASGTMPVTLSQGLVAGTNYKIRILSSNPVQTLDTSSSFSVYTAPTIISCPPPVTANTDLNLCSATVSFGAGQASGIPAPVFSFSPASGSTFATGATNVTATASNTCGTANCSFIVTINDNQSPGIICPSPVTINAGSGLCSVTGVNLGTPVTTDNCGIAGFLNNAPSTFQVGTTNVVWKVNDINGNMGQCLQTVTVVDNQPPVISNCPNNISGCSSIVSWVPPVAADNCGVASLTSNKSPGSSFPNGITNVTYTATDVNGNFSTCSFTVTVAAPVYTVTPTGSSAFCIPGGVKMTVSPAGDAYQWYKNNVVISGATKATFTSKGTGSYFCKVTSSTCGINNSNTLTTTGIAKPAAVISPFGNVTICSGQTITLAANTGTGLTYKWKKGSAVIAGATNSTYTASQAGTYQVIVTNSAGCSNTSVTAVVKIGCKEFINAAGKINLNVFPNPSDGYFHAAISTDASTPSTIQVADLLGRVIFREVVNDSTEIAIDLRGNPSGIYFVSLQSNESRIVKKIEVTH; from the coding sequence ATGAAAACACCATTACCCGCTTTACTCCTGCTTGCAGGCATTGCTTGCTATTGTCCATCTGTAAACGCTCAGTCGGCGTGGTCTAGCGCTGCACCGCTTGGCCACGGTGCCACGCCTCGCTACAATGCCTGCGCCATGTCAATTGGCAGCAAAGGCTATATCGGAACCGGTTTTTACAACTCCAATTTTTACAGTGATTTTTTTGAGTTTGATGGCGCCAACAACATCTGGAGCCAAAAAGCATTTTTTACCGGCGGCAACAGGTCGGGAGCAACGGCATTCTCCATTGGCTTAAAAGGTTATATCGGCTTAGGGTATGATGGATTGAACTACAAAGATGATTTTTGGGAATATGATCAGGCGGGTGAGACCTGGACGCAAAAAGCCACTTTTCCCGGCACAGCAAGGTCAGGCGCCGTTGGCTTTGCTATTGGCACCAAGGGTTATGCAGGTACAGGTTATACAGGCACTGTGCGTAAAAATGATTTCTGGGAATATGAACCTGCAACCAATACGTGGACGCAAAAAGCAAATTTTGGCGGTGTTGGGAGGTCAGCAGCAGCAGGTTTTGCTATCGGCACCAAAGGTTACTTAGGCACCGGCTATGACGGCACCAACAGGAAAACAGATTTCTGGGAATTTGACCAGGCTTCTAATACATGGACGCAAAAGGCGGCCTTCGCAGGCAGTGCAAGATCTAACAGTGTTTCCTTTGCCATCGGCACCAAAGGTTACATTGGTACGGGGCTTGACGGAACCTATAAGAATGACTTCTGGGAATATAATCCTTCTACGAATACCTGGACTTCTAAAGCCACATTCGGCGGTGCAGGACGATACAATGCAGCCGGATTTTCCATTGGAACCAAAGGTTATATAGGCACCGGTTTTGACGGGATAACTGCACGTTATGATTTTTGGGAATATGACCAAACTACCAACACCTGGTTGCAGAAATCCGCTTTCGGCGGATTTGCCCGTACAGGTGCTGTTTCCTTCACCCTCAACAATAAGGGATATGTCGGAACAGGTTACGATGGCAACAATTACACCAATGACTTCTGGCTGTTTGATCCATCCAATAATCAATGGACACAGAAAGCCAGTTGCCCCGGCAGTGGCAGAACGGGTGCCATTGGATTTGCCATCAATTCTAAAGGTTATATGGGCACGGGTTACAACGGTACCTACCTGAATGACTTCTGGGAATATGATCCTGTTGCCAACTCCTGGACACCGAAAGCAAATTTTGGCGGAGCAGGCCGCGCTGAAGCAGCAGGCATGGTCATCAATGCCAAAGGTTATATCGGTACGGGCACTTCCGGAAACTCAAAATCGGATATGTGGGAATTTGATCCTGTCGCCAATACATGGATGCAAAAGAATGACTTCCCCGGAGGAAACCGGCAGGAAGCCTGTGCTTTTTCAGTCAATTCAAAGGGATACCTTGCTACAGGTGTAGATAACAGTGAATCCTTTTATGATGACTTATGGGAATTTGATCCAGCCGCAAATACGTGGCTGCAAATCGCAGATTTTCCGGCTGGCACACGAAAAGGTGCCGCTGCCATTACCTTCAACAATAAAGGATATGTGTGTGCAGGAATTGACCAGCAGGGACTGAATCAACGTGATTTCTGGGAATTTAATCCAGCCACCGGCGGATGGACAAGGAAAGCCGACTTCATGGGAACAGCGAGAAACAGCAGCATCATGTTCACCACTGAATCCACTATTTGGTCCGGATTTGGTGATGACGGCTCTATCTATAAGAATGACCTGTGGAAGTTTAATCCAGCCAATAGTATTACGCTGCCCGGCCCGGGATTTTGCGCAGGATCTTCATTCATCATCACCTTTACGGATGCTAACTATGCATTTGCCGGTAATGTTTACACGGCGCAACTCTCCAATGAATCAGGGAGTTTTAGTGTACCGGCAACCATCGGTACATTAGCTTCCACTGCTTCAGGTACCATGCCGGTAACATTATCACAGGGATTAGTCGCAGGCACGAATTATAAAATCAGAATTTTGTCCAGCAACCCGGTACAAACGCTCGACACTTCCTCCTCATTTTCTGTTTACACAGCACCAACTATTATTTCCTGTCCGCCACCGGTAACTGCAAATACTGACTTGAATTTATGCAGTGCAACCGTTTCATTTGGAGCAGGTCAGGCATCAGGAATTCCGGCACCGGTATTCAGTTTTTCACCAGCGAGTGGTTCTACTTTCGCAACAGGTGCTACCAATGTTACGGCAACAGCAAGCAATACCTGTGGCACAGCCAACTGCAGCTTTATAGTGACGATAAACGACAATCAGTCTCCCGGCATAATCTGCCCTTCACCCGTAACAATCAATGCAGGCAGCGGATTATGTTCAGTGACGGGTGTGAACCTGGGAACGCCAGTCACCACGGATAACTGCGGCATAGCTGGTTTTTTAAATAATGCACCCTCCACATTCCAGGTAGGCACTACCAATGTGGTATGGAAAGTCAATGACATCAACGGAAATATGGGCCAATGCCTGCAAACCGTTACGGTGGTCGATAATCAACCGCCGGTAATTTCCAATTGCCCGAATAATATTTCTGGTTGTTCCAGTATCGTTTCATGGGTTCCACCTGTTGCCGCCGACAATTGCGGAGTTGCCTCACTCACAAGCAACAAGTCTCCAGGTTCCTCCTTCCCGAATGGAATCACCAATGTAACCTATACAGCAACAGATGTAAACGGCAATTTCTCCACCTGTTCCTTTACGGTAACAGTTGCTGCACCGGTTTATACCGTTACGCCCACCGGGTCTTCTGCCTTCTGTATTCCCGGAGGCGTGAAGATGACAGTGTCGCCTGCAGGTGATGCATACCAATGGTATAAAAATAATGTTGTCATTTCAGGCGCCACGAAGGCAACTTTTACTTCTAAAGGTACCGGCAGTTACTTTTGTAAGGTAACAAGCAGTACATGCGGCATCAACAATTCCAATACGTTAACAACAACCGGTATTGCAAAACCGGCGGCTGTCATCTCTCCATTTGGAAATGTAACCATCTGCAGCGGGCAGACGATTACACTCGCCGCCAATACGGGAACAGGATTGACATATAAATGGAAAAAAGGATCAGCAGTGATTGCCGGTGCTACCAACAGCACCTATACTGCATCACAGGCAGGGACTTACCAGGTAATAGTAACAAACAGTGCTGGTTGCAGCAATACATCGGTGACAGCCGTGGTGAAAATTGGTTGCAAAGAATTCATCAATGCAGCTGGAAAGATCAACTTAAATGTGTTTCCCAATCCGAGTGACGGGTATTTCCATGCAGCCATATCAACAGATGCGAGTACGCCATCCACTATACAAGTGGCTGACCTGCTGGGCCGCGTTATATTTCGTGAGGTTGTGAACGATAGTACTGAAATTGCAATTGACCTCAGGGGAAATCCTTCAGGAATTTATTTTGTAAGCCTCCAATCCAATGAATCAAGGATCGTGAAAAAGATAGAAGTCACACATTAA
- a CDS encoding hotdog fold thioesterase, whose protein sequence is MTHHPDPLLASKVVNKMLEKDSYGKWLNPVIEKVDAGYCLMKMKVRPEFLNGVGTVHGGIIFGIADTAFAYASNSHNRIAVALDVSISYPNAGQLNDELTIEAKEVYLGGRTAIYNVTVTNQDQQLIGIFNGTVFRTQKKYFEESV, encoded by the coding sequence ATGACTCATCATCCTGATCCCTTGCTTGCTTCCAAAGTGGTAAACAAAATGCTGGAAAAGGACAGTTATGGCAAATGGCTGAACCCGGTTATCGAAAAAGTTGACGCCGGATATTGCCTGATGAAAATGAAAGTGAGGCCTGAGTTTCTGAACGGTGTTGGCACCGTGCATGGCGGAATTATTTTTGGCATCGCTGATACGGCTTTCGCCTATGCAAGCAATTCGCACAACAGGATTGCCGTTGCACTTGATGTATCCATTTCTTATCCCAATGCAGGACAACTGAATGACGAATTAACCATTGAGGCGAAAGAGGTGTATCTAGGCGGCAGAACAGCGATCTACAATGTGACCGTCACTAATCAGGACCAGCAACTGATCGGCATCTTCAACGGAACAGTATTCAGAACACAAAAGAAATATTTTGAAGAGAGTGTGTAA
- a CDS encoding VIT1/CCC1 transporter family protein produces the protein MHEEKHFESSDVVRDIVIGMADGLTVPFALAAGLSGAVDSNAIVITAGIAEIIAGSIAMGLGGYLAGKTEADHYASELKREYDEVENLPEREKQEVREILAAYGVSASTQQLVADELSGKKDQWVDFMMKFELGLTKPHSKRASRSAFNIATSYIAGGFIPLSAYFMTAHPGEGLPLSAAITLLALLIFGYFKARVTGQPVWRGAITTATVGALAASAAFLIARLISG, from the coding sequence ATGCATGAAGAAAAGCATTTTGAAAGTTCGGATGTAGTCAGGGACATTGTGATAGGAATGGCGGACGGACTCACCGTTCCGTTTGCGCTGGCCGCCGGTCTCAGTGGCGCGGTAGACTCCAATGCCATCGTGATTACCGCCGGCATTGCTGAAATCATTGCCGGATCAATTGCTATGGGACTCGGAGGATACCTTGCGGGCAAAACCGAAGCCGATCATTACGCATCGGAACTGAAACGCGAGTATGATGAAGTGGAAAATCTTCCCGAAAGGGAGAAACAGGAGGTCAGGGAAATTTTAGCAGCGTATGGCGTTTCCGCTTCCACTCAACAACTGGTAGCCGATGAACTCTCCGGCAAAAAAGATCAATGGGTGGATTTTATGATGAAGTTCGAGCTCGGACTGACGAAGCCACACAGTAAGCGTGCAAGCAGGAGCGCTTTCAATATTGCCACCTCATATATTGCCGGCGGATTTATACCACTGAGTGCCTATTTCATGACGGCACATCCCGGCGAAGGTTTGCCGCTATCTGCTGCCATCACCCTGCTGGCGCTGTTGATTTTCGGATACTTTAAAGCGCGTGTAACCGGTCAGCCTGTATGGCGCGGTGCCATAACAACAGCCACTGTTGGTGCGCTCGCCGCATCAGCCGCCTTTTTGATTGCCAGGCTGATCAGCGGTTAA
- a CDS encoding YfhO family protein, which translates to MKEKHREKSAPAKNTADKKNTDTKQTGTFQLVMPHIIAVLVFVFVNLLFFSPMVLDNKMIEQSDIIHYKGVAKELTDYYTQHGKSTLWTNSQFGGMPTYQMGARYEGNLVQYVEKVAALGFPHPSQLLLFAFLGFYILLILMGLSPWLAIGGALAYGLGSYNLILLEAGHTSKLHAIGILPLATAGIIMLRQGRFYWGTAVTAVALSLQIYANHLQITYYLMMLIIIYGVVELVVAIRSRNFKNLWVAGGLAVICTLFAVLSNLSILWSTYDYLPSTIRGPSELTSNEESSGGLDKDYAMGWSYGKMESFTLLIPDFNGGSSNNKLGSDSKLAELLRQFQAPAAQISSYLNNAPTYWGDQPFTSGPVYVGAIICLLFLWGMLVVKEHWKWWILASSVVALLLAWGKNFEWFSDLFFYYFPGYNKFRVVSMILVLIGFTFPFMGFMALSKVMNGEYEKDFLISRLKISVYITGGLCLLFAVAGPSLFNFHGANDEQLQKEVLGAIVEDRKSLLRADAIRSLLFILAGAGLIWFYLQQRISKNILTAGIVLLVFFDLFTVGKRYLDSSDFISKSDYNSYFAATQADQLIQKETSKDYRVFNLAASPTADSRTSYFHKSLGGYSAVKLRRYQDIIEQQLTKSDTTRQTGFPFNKEVVDMLNTKYIVFKSGDKDQVLPNTAALDNAWFVHKVQMVENADAEMKALNDFMPAETVLIDKRFADQLTGFVPSMDSAASIILKTYEPNYLSYASTSKVEQLAVFSEIYYQPGWDAFIDGKPAPHFRCNYILRGMRIPAGNHTIEFRFEPASYYTGEKIAMAGSGLILLFLAGLIGKEFMSRRKQSPAP; encoded by the coding sequence ATGAAAGAGAAACACAGAGAAAAATCAGCGCCAGCAAAGAATACGGCTGATAAAAAAAATACCGATACAAAGCAGACAGGCACTTTTCAGTTGGTGATGCCGCATATTATTGCCGTGCTTGTTTTTGTGTTTGTTAATCTCCTGTTTTTTTCACCGATGGTGCTCGACAACAAAATGATTGAGCAAAGTGATATTATTCATTACAAAGGTGTGGCAAAGGAGCTGACTGATTATTACACGCAGCATGGTAAGAGCACACTGTGGACCAATTCGCAATTCGGGGGAATGCCCACTTACCAGATGGGCGCACGATATGAAGGAAATCTTGTGCAATACGTTGAAAAAGTTGCCGCGCTTGGTTTTCCGCATCCTTCACAACTATTGCTTTTTGCATTTCTCGGATTTTACATACTGCTTATCTTAATGGGTCTCAGCCCATGGCTGGCTATTGGCGGTGCTTTGGCCTACGGGCTGGGATCATACAATTTGATTTTACTGGAAGCCGGCCACACTTCCAAGTTGCATGCAATTGGCATTTTACCGCTGGCAACAGCAGGCATCATCATGTTGCGACAGGGCAGGTTTTACTGGGGAACAGCAGTCACGGCCGTCGCCTTGTCGCTGCAGATATATGCCAATCACCTGCAGATTACTTATTACCTGATGATGCTGATTATTATTTATGGAGTGGTAGAACTTGTTGTCGCTATCAGGAGCCGGAATTTTAAAAATCTTTGGGTGGCAGGAGGTCTCGCTGTTATATGCACCTTGTTCGCCGTGCTATCCAACCTGTCCATCCTTTGGTCTACGTACGATTACCTGCCTTCCACTATCCGCGGGCCATCAGAGCTAACTTCCAATGAAGAGTCATCCGGCGGACTGGATAAGGATTATGCCATGGGTTGGAGCTACGGAAAAATGGAGTCTTTTACGTTGTTGATTCCCGACTTCAATGGAGGTTCATCTAACAACAAGTTAGGCAGCGATTCCAAACTTGCCGAATTGCTGAGGCAGTTCCAGGCTCCTGCAGCACAGATATCCAGTTATCTCAACAATGCTCCAACCTATTGGGGCGATCAGCCTTTTACATCAGGACCCGTGTATGTCGGCGCCATCATCTGCCTGTTGTTTTTATGGGGAATGCTGGTGGTGAAGGAACACTGGAAGTGGTGGATACTGGCTTCTTCAGTAGTTGCTTTATTGCTCGCATGGGGCAAAAACTTCGAATGGTTCTCCGATCTGTTTTTCTATTACTTCCCGGGATACAATAAGTTCCGTGTTGTATCCATGATCCTGGTGCTGATTGGTTTTACATTCCCGTTTATGGGATTTATGGCCTTGTCAAAGGTGATGAATGGTGAGTATGAAAAAGACTTCCTGATTTCCAGGTTAAAAATCAGCGTGTACATTACGGGTGGCCTGTGTCTTCTTTTTGCTGTTGCAGGCCCTTCTCTTTTTAACTTTCATGGAGCAAATGATGAACAATTACAGAAGGAAGTGCTGGGCGCCATCGTGGAAGACCGTAAATCACTGTTGCGGGCTGATGCAATCAGGTCTTTGCTGTTTATTCTGGCCGGGGCAGGCCTCATCTGGTTTTACCTGCAGCAGCGCATCAGTAAAAATATACTGACGGCAGGTATCGTCTTGCTGGTATTCTTTGATTTGTTTACCGTTGGAAAGCGATACCTCGACAGCTCAGATTTCATTTCAAAGAGCGACTATAACAGCTATTTTGCCGCAACACAGGCAGATCAGCTTATTCAAAAGGAAACATCCAAAGATTACAGGGTATTCAACCTGGCAGCTTCTCCCACGGCCGATTCGAGGACTTCATATTTCCACAAGTCGCTGGGAGGTTATAGTGCAGTAAAGCTCCGCAGGTACCAGGATATCATTGAGCAGCAACTCACAAAAAGTGATACTACCAGGCAGACCGGCTTTCCATTTAACAAAGAAGTGGTAGACATGCTTAATACCAAGTATATCGTCTTTAAATCGGGCGATAAGGATCAGGTATTGCCAAATACCGCAGCACTCGACAATGCATGGTTTGTTCACAAAGTGCAGATGGTGGAAAATGCTGATGCGGAAATGAAGGCATTGAATGATTTTATGCCCGCGGAAACGGTGTTGATCGATAAGCGTTTTGCAGATCAGTTGACAGGATTTGTTCCTTCCATGGATTCTGCCGCATCCATTATACTGAAGACCTATGAACCAAACTACCTGAGCTATGCTTCCACTTCTAAGGTAGAACAGCTGGCTGTATTTTCCGAAATCTATTACCAGCCCGGTTGGGATGCTTTCATTGACGGAAAGCCTGCGCCGCATTTCCGCTGTAATTATATTTTGCGCGGCATGCGCATACCTGCTGGTAATCACACCATCGAATTCAGGTTTGAACCGGCATCTTATTACACCGGTGAAAAAATCGCAATGGCGGGTTCGGGATTAATTTTATTATTCCTTGCCGGATTGATTGGAAAAGAATTCATGAGCAGGAGAAAACAATCGCCCGCACCTTAA
- the rlmB gene encoding 23S rRNA (guanosine(2251)-2'-O)-methyltransferase RlmB — translation MSKPTGTINARSQFIYGFHPVEEALHAGTTMERIFIQKGMSKEGVSQILRDAREHDVPVLFVPIEKLNRMHRNHQGVAAVVSPVQFFKIDDILAQAYNDGELPLLIIADRITDVRNFGAMARTALCSGVHALIIPQTETAALNAEAVKASAGALNKIPVCREKNLVQLVKQLKLHGIQVIASAMKGSKFIFDVDMKIPTAIIMGSEGEGVAPDLLRVADEIVKIPMAGKFDSLNVSVAAGMILYEAMKQRMAKGL, via the coding sequence ATGAGCAAACCTACCGGCACCATAAACGCACGCAGCCAGTTTATCTATGGGTTTCACCCTGTGGAAGAAGCCTTGCATGCCGGTACCACGATGGAGCGCATCTTTATTCAGAAGGGAATGAGTAAAGAAGGCGTATCGCAAATATTGCGTGATGCAAGAGAGCACGATGTTCCCGTCTTGTTTGTGCCGATTGAAAAGCTAAACAGGATGCACCGCAATCACCAGGGCGTAGCAGCGGTTGTTTCTCCCGTACAGTTTTTCAAGATTGACGATATCCTTGCACAGGCCTACAACGATGGAGAGTTGCCGCTTTTAATTATTGCGGACAGGATAACCGATGTACGTAATTTCGGCGCTATGGCACGCACTGCTTTGTGCAGCGGCGTACATGCCTTGATCATTCCGCAAACGGAAACCGCTGCATTGAATGCAGAAGCAGTGAAAGCTTCAGCCGGAGCCCTCAATAAAATCCCTGTATGCCGTGAGAAAAACCTTGTTCAGCTCGTAAAACAGTTAAAACTTCATGGCATACAGGTGATCGCATCAGCCATGAAAGGCTCAAAATTTATTTTTGATGTTGATATGAAGATTCCCACGGCCATCATTATGGGCTCTGAAGGAGAAGGCGTGGCTCCGGATTTACTCCGCGTTGCAGATGAGATTGTAAAAATCCCCATGGCAGGTAAATTTGATTCGCTGAATGTATCTGTGGCAGCAGGTATGATTCTATACGAAGCCATGAAACAGCGCATGGCAAAAGGGTTATGA
- a CDS encoding NAD-dependent epimerase/dehydratase family protein, with the protein MNNADTILVIGACGQIGSELTMALRKIYKNVIAADLKEPGTEVKESGIFTRLDVLNKTSLYETVKKYNVTQIYHLAAILSATGEKNPELAWRVNMKGLRQVLDACVELGVKKLFWPSTIAVFGPTTPRQNTPQWTVMEPNTIYGISKQAGERWCDYYFQKKKLDVRSVRYPGLISYKTPGGGGTTDYAIDIYFEAVINKLYTCFLAPQTRLPMMYMPDAIRGTIELMEAPAEKVKVRSSYNISAISFTPEEQAAAIQKAIPEFRISYAPDFRQQIAESWPESIDDSVARRDWAWKPEFDLDGMTADMLQNVR; encoded by the coding sequence ATGAATAATGCTGATACAATACTGGTCATTGGTGCCTGCGGGCAAATCGGATCCGAGCTTACTATGGCTTTGCGCAAAATCTATAAGAATGTTATTGCCGCCGATCTGAAAGAACCGGGCACGGAAGTAAAAGAGTCAGGCATTTTTACCCGGCTTGATGTTTTAAATAAAACCAGTTTGTATGAAACTGTAAAGAAATACAACGTAACACAGATTTATCACCTCGCGGCAATACTTTCCGCCACGGGTGAAAAAAATCCCGAACTGGCCTGGCGGGTGAATATGAAAGGACTCCGGCAGGTACTTGATGCCTGCGTAGAGTTGGGTGTGAAAAAATTATTTTGGCCGAGCACTATTGCTGTATTCGGCCCTACGACTCCACGGCAAAACACGCCGCAGTGGACCGTGATGGAACCCAATACGATTTACGGCATCTCCAAACAGGCAGGTGAACGCTGGTGTGATTATTACTTTCAGAAGAAAAAACTGGATGTACGCAGTGTTCGCTATCCCGGCCTTATCAGCTATAAAACACCGGGTGGCGGCGGAACCACTGACTATGCAATCGATATCTATTTTGAGGCAGTAATAAATAAACTTTACACCTGTTTTCTTGCACCGCAGACGCGATTGCCGATGATGTATATGCCAGATGCTATACGCGGCACCATTGAACTGATGGAAGCGCCTGCAGAGAAAGTTAAAGTACGGTCGTCATATAATATTTCTGCCATCTCTTTCACACCGGAAGAACAGGCTGCCGCCATTCAGAAAGCAATTCCGGAATTCAGGATCAGCTATGCACCTGATTTCCGTCAGCAGATTGCTGAAAGCTGGCCGGAAAGTATTGATGATTCGGTAGCACGGCGTGACTGGGCTTGGAAGCCTGAGTTTGACCTTGATGGCATGACAGCAGATATGCTGCAGAATGTACGTTGA